From one Candidatus Chlorobium masyuteum genomic stretch:
- a CDS encoding MraY family glycosyltransferase, protein MSLDEVFDISYIYPAFATVIISILLILTKEWHGKHSCDTTVGIQKFHTHQVPRVGGVAIYFGFIAAWFVASASISSLIGSLLIASLPAFVAGLTEDLTKRVGVRTRLIATLISGVLAWWLTGYSINHIDIPGIDDLFTYKPLAIAFTAFAIAGIANATNIIDGFNGLAAGTMVVCYTAICFIALQVGDIEIVQLCLFLIVVTSGFLVVNFPFGKIFMGDGGAYLLGFMLAWVSVMLPMRNPSVSVWAPFLVCSYPIIETIFSMGRRYINQENPGHPDIAHMHSLIKLRIVNRYFPNLSQSIRNGMVSPFCWAYALIPSSLSVLFYKQQALLIVSCVVSFIIYTVIYKFLINREQKIDHPAQQTDKDYICHVITKTNLDP, encoded by the coding sequence ATGTCTTTAGACGAAGTTTTCGATATAAGTTATATATATCCCGCTTTCGCTACGGTAATTATCTCAATACTACTCATCCTGACTAAGGAGTGGCATGGGAAGCACTCTTGCGATACGACAGTCGGGATACAAAAATTTCATACACATCAGGTTCCGAGAGTTGGTGGCGTAGCCATTTATTTTGGATTTATTGCGGCCTGGTTTGTTGCCTCCGCTTCAATTTCATCGCTTATCGGTTCTTTGCTTATTGCAAGTCTTCCCGCATTTGTTGCGGGGCTTACTGAAGATCTTACCAAGCGGGTTGGGGTTCGTACAAGACTGATTGCAACACTAATTAGTGGTGTTTTAGCCTGGTGGCTTACAGGTTACAGTATAAACCATATTGATATTCCTGGAATTGACGATTTATTTACTTACAAGCCATTAGCTATTGCTTTCACTGCATTCGCAATTGCAGGTATTGCAAATGCTACTAATATCATTGACGGTTTTAATGGACTTGCAGCAGGAACAATGGTTGTTTGCTATACAGCAATATGCTTTATAGCTCTACAGGTTGGCGATATTGAGATTGTACAACTTTGTTTATTCCTTATAGTTGTTACCAGTGGTTTTCTTGTTGTTAATTTTCCGTTTGGGAAAATATTTATGGGAGATGGCGGAGCATATCTGCTTGGCTTCATGCTTGCATGGGTATCAGTTATGCTTCCCATGCGAAACCCCTCTGTGTCAGTATGGGCTCCTTTTCTTGTTTGCAGCTACCCTATTATAGAGACAATATTCAGTATGGGGCGGCGGTACATCAATCAAGAAAATCCGGGACATCCTGATATAGCTCACATGCATAGTCTTATCAAACTTAGAATAGTAAACCGTTACTTTCCGAATCTTTCTCAATCCATTCGCAACGGCATGGTTTCGCCATTCTGCTGGGCTTATGCCTTAATCCCTTCCAGCCTTTCAGTTTTATTTTATAAACAACAAGCTCTGCTTATAGTGAGCTGTGTTGTGAGCTTTATAATCTATACAGTCATCTATAAATTTCTCATAAATCGTGAACAAAAAATAGATCACCCTGCACAGCAAACAGATAAGGATTACATTTGCCATGTAATTACGAAGACAAACCTGGATCCTTGA
- a CDS encoding GumC family protein translates to MLKSGTSDDKLSTGKELEINLLDVVIVLAKYKKFIIVAPLIAAIIATIVTLQRPDIYTADTTFMPPKQAASVSSMISSLGSLGSIPGMLGGGGGVGAPGVNDVYVVFLKSRTMQDNMIRHFKLHNVYKTKSQEAARNALASQTTVSIGKDGLIRLQVQDTNPNRAAMLANGYVDVLLQNNNELAVSDASRRRLVAERELLKAKNDLSEAEANIKQLQEKTGLITVGSDIAVLQKMINTTERQLADMSLSVTPKNPDYIKLREKLNLLQAEIGKAQAGAGYISKAPERILDFTHKTRDMKYAEAIYQMALQQLTLAKVDEAKAGSSIQVIDRAVVPEQKSGPFRSRTIMFTAIAAIFVSMIMVFFLEAYQRVRHNAVSQAQFQTISRYLKTWK, encoded by the coding sequence CTGCTCGATGTTGTTATTGTTCTCGCCAAATATAAAAAGTTCATTATTGTTGCTCCGCTTATAGCTGCGATAATTGCAACTATTGTGACTTTGCAACGTCCGGATATCTATACAGCCGACACGACTTTTATGCCACCGAAACAGGCTGCGAGTGTATCGTCGATGATCTCTTCGCTCGGTTCTCTGGGTAGTATTCCCGGTATGTTGGGAGGTGGAGGTGGGGTCGGTGCCCCGGGTGTTAATGACGTATATGTTGTTTTTCTGAAAAGCCGAACCATGCAGGACAACATGATCCGGCATTTCAAGCTTCATAATGTTTATAAAACAAAATCGCAAGAAGCTGCACGTAATGCTTTAGCATCCCAAACTACTGTCAGTATCGGGAAAGATGGGCTCATCCGTCTCCAGGTACAGGACACGAATCCAAATCGAGCAGCAATGCTTGCTAATGGGTATGTTGATGTATTATTGCAAAACAATAATGAGCTTGCGGTTTCTGATGCGTCGCGACGTCGTCTTGTTGCCGAGAGAGAGCTTTTGAAAGCGAAAAACGATTTGAGTGAGGCTGAAGCCAATATTAAGCAGTTACAGGAAAAGACAGGGCTGATAACTGTTGGTTCTGATATTGCAGTTCTGCAAAAGATGATTAATACAACTGAACGTCAGCTTGCTGATATGAGCCTGTCTGTAACCCCTAAAAACCCTGATTACATTAAATTACGCGAGAAACTAAATTTATTGCAGGCAGAAATTGGCAAGGCACAGGCAGGAGCTGGTTATATCAGCAAAGCACCGGAAAGAATACTGGACTTTACGCATAAAACCAGAGATATGAAATACGCAGAAGCAATCTACCAAATGGCATTGCAGCAATTAACGCTTGCTAAAGTCGATGAAGCTAAGGCCGGCTCTTCCATTCAGGTTATTGATCGCGCTGTAGTACCTGAACAGAAATCAGGCCCTTTTCGAAGCAGGACAATTATGTTTACAGCAATCGCAGCTATTTTTGTTTCCATGATCATGGTGTTTTTTCTTGAAGCGTATCAGAGAGTCAGGCACAATGCCGTAAGTCAGGCTCAATTTCAAACGATCTCTCGTTATCTTAAGACCTGGAAATAG